One window of Myripristis murdjan chromosome 8, fMyrMur1.1, whole genome shotgun sequence genomic DNA carries:
- the hsd17b1 gene encoding 17-beta-hydroxysteroid dehydrogenase type 1 isoform X1 has product MDQRVVLITGCSSGIGLSLAVCLASDPDKTYKVYATMRNLAKKERLLECVKGLHRDTLDILQMDVTNQQSILEAKDRVTEKRVDILVCNAGVGLMGPLEVQSLDTMRQILEVNLLGTIQTIQAFLPGMKAQRQGRILVTGSMGGLHGLPFNELYCASKFAVEGACESLAILLHHFNIHVSLIECGPVNTDFLNNQQKTELGDASLQQVDAQTLSLYEKYLQHCGAVFQNAAQDTEDIVKVFLDAIQSPSPALRYHTNDAMSPLTTLKTTAPDSSQYISAMSKLIFSSNSAEDQ; this is encoded by the exons ATGGATCAGAGGGTGGTGCTGATCACAGGTTGTTCCTCGGGGATCGGCCTCAGTCTGGCCGTCTGCCTTGCTTCCGATCCGGACAAAACATACAAAG TCTACGCCACTATGAGGAACCTGGCCAAAAAGGAGCGTCTTTTGGAGTGTGTGAAAGGCCTGCACAGGGACACTTTGGACATCCTCCAGATGGATGTGACCAACCAGCAGTCCATCCTGGAGGCCAAGGACAGGGTTACTGAGAAGCGAGTGGACATTCTGG TGTGTAATGCTGGCGTGGGCTTGATGGGACCGCTGGAGGTCCAGTCCCTGGACACTATGAGGCAGATTCTGGAGGTCAACCTGCTGGGTACCATCCAGACTATCCAGGCCTTCCTACCAGGCATGAAGGCCCAGCGTCAGGGCCGCATCCTAGTCACCGGCAGCATGGGGGGGCTTCACG GTCTCCCTTTTAATGAACTGTACTGTGCCAGTAAGTTTGCAGTAGAGGGAGCCTGTGAGAGTTTGGCCATCTTACTGCACCACTTCAATATCCA CGTGAGTCTCATCGAATGTGGTCCGGTCAACACCGACTTCCTGAACAACCAGCAGAAGACGGAGCTTGGGGACGCATCTCTCCAGCAGGTCGACGCCCAAACGCTCAGCCTTTATGAAAAATACCTGCAGCACTGTGGGGCTGTTTTCCAGAACGCAGCACAGGATACAGAGGACATTGTAAAG GTATTTCTAGATGCCATCCAGTCACCCAGCCCTGCACTGAGATACCACACCAACGACGCCATGTCTCCTCTCACCACGCTGAAGACCACAGCACCAGACAGCTCGCAGTACATCAGTGCTATGAGCAAACTAATCTTCTCATCTAACAGCGCTGAGGATCAATGA
- the hsd17b1 gene encoding 17-beta-hydroxysteroid dehydrogenase type 1 isoform X2 yields the protein MDQRVVLITGCSSGIGLSLAVCLASDPDKTYKVYATMRNLAKKERLLECVKGLHRDTLDILQMDVTNQQSILEAKDRVTEKRVDILVCNAGVGLMGPLEVQSLDTMRQILEVNLLGTIQTIQAFLPGMKAQRQGRILVTGSMGGLHGLPFNELYCASKFAVEGACESLAILLHHFNIHVSLIECGPVNTDFLNNQQKTELGDASLQQVDAQTLSLYEKYLQHCGAVFQNAAQDTEDIVKVLMNSL from the exons ATGGATCAGAGGGTGGTGCTGATCACAGGTTGTTCCTCGGGGATCGGCCTCAGTCTGGCCGTCTGCCTTGCTTCCGATCCGGACAAAACATACAAAG TCTACGCCACTATGAGGAACCTGGCCAAAAAGGAGCGTCTTTTGGAGTGTGTGAAAGGCCTGCACAGGGACACTTTGGACATCCTCCAGATGGATGTGACCAACCAGCAGTCCATCCTGGAGGCCAAGGACAGGGTTACTGAGAAGCGAGTGGACATTCTGG TGTGTAATGCTGGCGTGGGCTTGATGGGACCGCTGGAGGTCCAGTCCCTGGACACTATGAGGCAGATTCTGGAGGTCAACCTGCTGGGTACCATCCAGACTATCCAGGCCTTCCTACCAGGCATGAAGGCCCAGCGTCAGGGCCGCATCCTAGTCACCGGCAGCATGGGGGGGCTTCACG GTCTCCCTTTTAATGAACTGTACTGTGCCAGTAAGTTTGCAGTAGAGGGAGCCTGTGAGAGTTTGGCCATCTTACTGCACCACTTCAATATCCA CGTGAGTCTCATCGAATGTGGTCCGGTCAACACCGACTTCCTGAACAACCAGCAGAAGACGGAGCTTGGGGACGCATCTCTCCAGCAGGTCGACGCCCAAACGCTCAGCCTTTATGAAAAATACCTGCAGCACTGTGGGGCTGTTTTCCAGAACGCAGCACAGGATACAGAGGACATTGTAAAG GTGCTTATGAATTCACTGTGA